The following are from one region of the Gossypium hirsutum isolate 1008001.06 chromosome D03, Gossypium_hirsutum_v2.1, whole genome shotgun sequence genome:
- the LOC107949800 gene encoding uncharacterized protein encodes MEQQFKQTRKQNWFQKQFSSRNGEDNRPKPGAHEAAIAAAAFAIQSVEEAKAAKLKRGSFKKENSRNGVLHSNRITTQFSLKKTKSAVENSKDKPMKHKCKEVERVHSYSKPSSQSATIPIAPGDEWYDKLKSVVCGGDKLPKTYG; translated from the exons ATGGAACAGCAATTCAAGCAAACcag GAAACAGAACTGGTTCCAGAAGCAGTTTTCGAGTCGAAACGGTGAAGATAATCGCCCGAAACCAGGCGCACATGAAGCCGCCATTGCGGCGGCTGCATTTGCTATTCAATCAGTCGAAGAGGCTAAAGCAGCGAAGCTCAAGAGAGGGAGCTTCAAGAAAGAAAATAGCAGGAATGGTGTGCTTCATTCTAATAGAATAACCACTCAATTCTCCCTCAAGAAAACTAAAAGTGCAG TGGAAAATTCCAAGGATAAGCCAATGAAACATAAATGTAAGGAAGTAGAAAGAGTACATTCATATTCCAAACCAAGCTCTCAATCTGCTACAATTCCAATAGCACCAGGAGATGAATG GTATGACAAGCTGAAATCAGTTGTTTGCGGAGGCGACAAGTTGCCCAAAACCTACGGTTAA